The Candidatus Denitrolinea symbiosum DNA window GGAAAACTTCGGCTCCCTGTATCTTCAGCTGGTCAATTGGATGTTCGGTCTGTTTGGGGCGTCCGCGTTCTCGCTCCGCATTTTGCCCGCGATCAGCGGAACGCTGGCGATCCCGGCGTTGTATTTGCTGGCGCGGCAGATTGCCGGTCCCCGCATCGCGGTCATCGCGGCATTTCTTCTCTCCGCCTCTCACGCGCACATCCACTTTAGCCACATTGGGTCGGTGGGATACATTCACGATACCTGGATCATCCCGCTGGAATTATATTTTCTACTGCGCGGCATCGAGAAACGCAATTCTTTTCTGATGGCCGCCGGCGGCCTTTTGCTGGCTTTCCACTACAGGCTGTATCTGACCTCTCAATTCGTCACTGGCCTGGTCGCTCTCTACATGTTGTTCCTGTTTCTGTGGCATCGGCCGCGGTTTAAGGCTGCCTGGAAACAGATGTTAACGTTCTGGGGTGGCTTTCTTGTGATGATGGCGCCTCAAATGCGCTATATCATCCGCAACCCCAATGAAATGGTGAACCGTCTCATGCAGGACGGCACCTTCCAATCCGGCTGGCTCCAGCAAAGGATGGCGGACACCGGGCAGTCGGCTTTCCAGATCCTCGCCGACCGCGTGCTGCATTCTTTCCTGTCCCTGATCTACTATCCCGCCATTGATTTTTACGGCGCAAACTTCCCGTTGCTGAGCGTTTTTTCGGCGATCTTCTTTCTGATCGGCCTCGGACTGATCCTCAACCGCGTCAAGTCTCCGTCGTATCTGCTGTTGAACTGGTATTTCTGGGCCGGCACCTTTTCCATTGGACTGTTTTCCATCCCCGCCAGCGCTGATTCCTACCGGATGCTCATCGTCCTGCCCGCCGCGTTCGTGATCGCAGCCATCGGCATAGACAAACTTCTGGAAGTGGCCGGCTTCCAGTGGGAGACGCTGCCGCGGTCCTATGCGGTCGCGGCTGTCGTGATCCTCGCGGGGACGTCCTTCCTGAATGTCCGTATATATTATTCGGATTTTGCCGGCAAATGTCGTTACGGCGGGAACCTCGAAGGAAGATTCGCCTCCTATCTTGGCAGTTACGTCAGGACGGTTGACGAGAATTCCGACGTTTATCTCTTGAGCGACGCCATCTATTTCTATGGCTCGCATGGCTCGACGGATTTTTTGAGCGGCCGAAGGAAAATCGTCAATTACAGCGAGCCAATGGACGCTTATCGCGTGCAATATGGCGAGACCCTCATCGCCAGCCCCAACCGGATAGACGAGTTGCTTGCCTGGGCCTCTATCCATCGCGGCGGCCAGCTGACCACCATCCGGGATTGCCAAAACGTGATCCTGGTCGCATACAAACTGCCCGAGAAACTCTTTGAACCCTGAAGAATATGAACTCATGTACCGGGTGGAAGACGCCCATTGGTGGTATCGGGGGATGCAGGTCCTCACGGAGACCCTGCTGGACCGCTGGCCGACTCGGGCGGCGCGGAACCTCATTCTGGACGCGGGATGCGGTACGGGCTCCGCGCTGACCGGGTACCTGTCCCGCCGCGGCGACGCGGTCGGCGTGGACCTTTCCCCGCTCGCGACGGGCTTCTCCCGGCGACGCGGCGCGCGGCGCCTGGCGCAGGCCTCGGTCCTCGCCCTTCCGTTTGCGGCCTCCACATTCGACCTGGTCGTCAGTCTTGATGTCTTGTACGAGGCCTCGGTCCCCGACGACCGGCTTGCCGTGCGCGAATTCGTTCGCACGTTGAAGCCGGGCGGCGTCCTGTTGATGCGCCTCCCCGCCTACGACTGGCTGCGAGGCCGTCACGACAGGGTCGTCCACACCGCGCGGCGATACCGCCGAAGCCAGGTCATTGCGATGCTGCGTGAAAGCGGGCTGGCTGTGGACTTCGCCTCTTACGCCAATATGTTCCTGTTTCCCTTTGCGCTGATAAAGCGCTCGTTTGAGAAGATGTCCGCAGGCTCGCGCCCAGCTTCCGATTTGGAATTTTCCCTCGGAGCGTTGAACCATTTGCTTCAATGGATTCTTTCCGCCGAAGCCGCCCTCATTTCCCGATTTCCCCTGCCCTTTGGCTTAAGCGTGTTTGCCGTTGCCCGCAAGCGCCCCTGACGCATGATGGACCCGCCCCGAAAAATATCCAGCGTTAGCGCAGTCTTTCCCGCCTATAACGACGGCGGCACCATCGCCAGCATGGTTTTGACCGCCCTGATTGCCCTGCCGCAAGTCACGGACGATTTCGAAGTTATCGTGACCGACGACGGCAGCAGCGATTACACGCTTGACGTTTTGCGGAAAATGGAAGGTTTCATCCCGCAGTTGCGCGTCTTCCGCCATCCGCGGAACATCGGCTACGGCGCCGCGCTCCAGACCGGCTTCAACGCCGCCGTCAAAGACTGGGTCTTCTACACCGACGGCGACGCGCAATACAACCCGCTGGAATTGACGAATCTTATCGCGGCCCTCACGGACGACGTGGACATCGTCAACGGCTACAAGATCTCCCGCAACGATCCGCTCCATCGAAAGGTGATCGGGCGCATTTATCATCACCTGGTCAGTTTCATTTTCGGCATTCGCCTGCGCGACGTGGATTGCGACTTCCGCCTCATCCGCCGCCGCGTTCTCATGGAGGCGAACCTGGAAAGCCGTAACGGCGCGATCTGTCTGGAACTGGTCAAAAAGTTGCAGGATCGGGGCTGCGGTTTTGTCGAGGTACCCGTGCGCCATTTCCATCGTCAATACGGGCGCTCGCAATTTTTCAACTTCAGAAGAATCTTCCGGGTGATTCGCCAGTTATTCATCCTCTACTGGAGGCTGGCGATCAAAAAAGAACACTTGAAAGAAAATGATACGTCGTGAAATTCAGGAAGCGTTTAACGGAAAACGGGCGCTGGTCACCGGCGGCTGCGGGTTTGTCGGCAGCGCTTTGACGCGCGCCCTCCTGGACGCGCAGGCCGACGTGCATGTGGCGGACGCCATGCTGCCGGGGACGGGCGCGAATCCGTTCAACCTCGCGGACGTGGGCGCGCGCATTGCCTTCACCCAGGCCGACATGCGCGACGACGCGGCGATGAAACGCCTGCTTCACGACAAAGACTTTGTGTTCAACCTGGCCGGGCTGTCCAGTCACGTCGGCGGGATGCGCGACCCGGCTGGCGATCTCGAAGTGAACGCCCTCGCCCAGCTCCGGCTCCTCGAAGCCTGCCGCGCCGTCAACCCCGGCGCCAGGATCGTCTTTGCCGGCACGCGCCAGGTCTACGGACGCGCGGCGCGTCTGCCGGTCGCGGAAACGGCCCCCGTCTCCCCGGTGGACTACAACGGCGTAAGCAAACTGGCCGGCGAACTCTACCATTTTCTCGCCCATCGCATTTACGGCCTCTGGACAACCACGCTGCGGATGACCAACACCTACGGGCCGCGCATGCGGGCGCGGGACGCCCGCCAGACGTTCCTTGGTCACTGGCTGCGCCTCCTCCTGACTGGCAGGCGCATCCCCATTTTTGGACGCGGCGACCAGCTC harbors:
- a CDS encoding methyltransferase — protein: MYRVEDAHWWYRGMQVLTETLLDRWPTRAARNLILDAGCGTGSALTGYLSRRGDAVGVDLSPLATGFSRRRGARRLAQASVLALPFAASTFDLVVSLDVLYEASVPDDRLAVREFVRTLKPGGVLLMRLPAYDWLRGRHDRVVHTARRYRRSQVIAMLRESGLAVDFASYANMFLFPFALIKRSFEKMSAGSRPASDLEFSLGALNHLLQWILSAEAALISRFPLPFGLSVFAVARKRP
- a CDS encoding glycosyl transferase — translated: MMDPPRKISSVSAVFPAYNDGGTIASMVLTALIALPQVTDDFEVIVTDDGSSDYTLDVLRKMEGFIPQLRVFRHPRNIGYGAALQTGFNAAVKDWVFYTDGDAQYNPLELTNLIAALTDDVDIVNGYKISRNDPLHRKVIGRIYHHLVSFIFGIRLRDVDCDFRLIRRRVLMEANLESRNGAICLELVKKLQDRGCGFVEVPVRHFHRQYGRSQFFNFRRIFRVIRQLFILYWRLAIKKEHLKENDTS
- a CDS encoding NAD-dependent epimerase, with the protein product MIRREIQEAFNGKRALVTGGCGFVGSALTRALLDAQADVHVADAMLPGTGANPFNLADVGARIAFTQADMRDDAAMKRLLHDKDFVFNLAGLSSHVGGMRDPAGDLEVNALAQLRLLEACRAVNPGARIVFAGTRQVYGRAARLPVAETAPVSPVDYNGVSKLAGELYHFLAHRIYGLWTTTLRMTNTYGPRMRARDARQTFLGHWLRLLLTGRRIPIFGRGDQLRDFNYVEDVADAFLLCASNPVAKGKTYNLGAAPIRLTELAELLIALNGGGSYSLIPFPPERAAIEIGNYAGDYSLIQKELGWEPSVSLADGLSRSLEFYRANQAHYW